The genomic window GATTTAAATAGCTATCTTCGTCTTCATTGATATAAAGTTTTTTAAACATGAAGATATTAGTTTGCATAAGTAATGTTCCAGACACTACGTCTAAGATAAATTTCACAGATGGCGATACCAAATTTGACACCAACGGTGTACAGTTTGTAATTAACCCGAATGATGAATTCGGTTTAACTAGAGCTATGTGGTTTAAAGAAAAACAAGGCGCTACAGTGCATATTGCTACTGTTGGCGGACCTACTGTTGAACCTACAATGCGCAAGGCACTTGCCATAGGCGCAGATGAAGCTTTTAGAATCAATACAGAACCTACTGACGGGTTTTCTGTTGCTCAACAACTTGCAGAAGTTGTTAAGAACGGAGGTTACGATTTGGTAATAGGCGGTAGAGAATCTATTGATTATAATGGCGGTATGGTACCTGGTATTTTGGCTTCTTTAACCAATATGAATTTCATCAATTCTTGTATTAGTCTTGAAATTGACGGAAACAATGTTACTGCTGTTAGAGAAATCGATGGTGGAAAAGAAAAATTAAGTAGCTCTCTACCTTTAGTAGTAGGCGGGCAAAAAGGTCTTGTTGAAGAAAGTGATTTACGTATACCTAATATGCGTGGTATTATGATGGCAAGAAAGAAAGCATTAACTGTTGTTGAACCTGTAGATGCAATCAAAGCTACCGAAGACAAAAAATTCGACAAACCAGCTCCAAAAGGTCAAGTTAAACTTGTCGATAGTGTAGATCAATTGATTGATCTTTTACATAATGAAGCCAAAGTCATTTAATAACCTATATAGATAGGTAATCATTAAAAACAAAAAAGATGTCAGTTTTAGTATATACAGAATCAGAACAAGGAAAATTTAAAAAGAATGCATTCGAGGTTGCCTCTTACGCTTCTGCAGTTGCCAAAATGATGGGCACAACTGTTACCGCAATAGCTTTCAACACTACCGAGGGAGAATCTCTTGGTGAATACGGAGTTTCTAAAGTAATGAACGTTAAAGACGGTTCATTAGAAACTTTTAACGCTGGTGGCTTCGCAGCATCTATTGCTGAAGCAGTAAAAAGTACAGACGCAAAGGTTGTTATTTTGAGCTCAAGTACAGATACAAAGTATTTAGCTCCCTTATTAGCTGCCAAACTATCTGCTGGCTACGCACCAAATGTAGTTCAGGCGCCAGATAGCACTTCGCCGTTTGTGGTTAAAAGAACCGCTTTCAGTAATAAAGGTTTTGCACACACTCAAATAGATACCGATATTAAAATAGTAGGTGTATCTAATAATGCTTTTGGTGCTCACGAAAACAAAACAGAAATTTCTGTTGAAGAAATAAGTGGTGCTGCCGATGCTGCTACAAATGACACCAAATCTGTTGAAATAGATAAAGTTGTTGGTAAAGCTACTATAGCAGATGCCGATATTGTTGTTTCTGCAGGTAGAGGGATGAAAGGACCGGAAAACTGGGGAATGATAGAAGAACTAGCAGATATTTTAGGAGCCGCAACGGCTTGTTCCAAACCTGTATCTGATCTTGGCTGGAGACCTCACGGCGAGCACGTTGGACAAACAGGAAAGCCCGTAGCAAGTAATCTTTACATTGCCATCGGTATTTCTGGAGCGATTCAACATTTAGCAGGAGTAAGCTCTTCTAAAACAAAAGTTGTAATCAATAATGACCCTGAAGCACCTTTCTTTAAAGCTGCTGATTACGGTATTGTTGGAGACGCCTTTGAAGTAGTTCCTCAATTGATTGAAAAATTAAAGGATTTTAAAGCACAAAACGCGTAATTTTTTGTTATTTTGTGCCCCTTAAAGGGCTGTTCGTATAGTTGGAACCCCAAGTATTCGAACAGCCTTTTTTAGTTAAAAACCTATGAGTCTAGTACGATTAAAAATAAAAGGTATCTCTTACAGCCAAACTCAGAACGGAGCTTATGCTCTTATTTTGAACGAAGTTGAAGGCGATAGAAAATTACCTATAGTCATTGGCGCTTTTGAAGCTCAATCCATAGCAATTGCTTTGGAAAAAGAGATAAAGCCCCCAAGACCACTTACTCACGACCTATTTAAAAATTTCTCAGACAGGTTTGATATCGTTATCAAACAGGTGATTATACATAAATTGGTTGATGGCGTATTTTACTCTAGCATCATTTGCGAAAGAGACGGTATTGAAGAAATCATTGACGCAAGAACTAGTGATGCAATTGCCTTGGCATTGCGTTTCAATGCTCCTATATTCACCTATAAGACTATATTGGACAAAGCTGGTATTTTCTTGAAATTCTCATCTAAAGAGAAAGATCAAAAAGATAACGACGATAGTATTATGGTCGATGAAATTTTGCAAGAAGGGGAAACTATAGAAATAGAATCTGGTGCAAGCGATGGCTACACAGAACTTACTATAGATGAATTAGAAGCAGAATTAAAAAAGGCAGTCACCAACGAAGACTACGAAAAGGCGGCAAAACTGAGAGATGAAATCTCTAAACGCAACTAAACATTAAATTATAGTTTATGAAAAAGGGCAAATGGTTGCTATTTTTTGCACTGATTCTTACCACAATTACTTTTGCTCAAGACGTAGACGTAACTCAACCTTTACAAAGTACAACTGACACCACTTTGGCTGAAGATGTTGCTACTGCTGGTGTTATGGGAATGGAAATCAATGAAGGATTTTCTTTCAACAGTCTCGGCAGAGGAGTTTTAGGCATGGTAGTCTTATTATTTTTAGCCTTTTTATTCAGCTCTAACAGGAGAGCCATTAATTGGAAAACTGTAGGTATAGGTCTGGCTCTTCAATTGGTTATTGCCGTTGGCGTACTAAAAATACCTTTCGTACAATTAGTTTTTGAACAAATAGGAAGAATCTTTGTCAGCATACTAGAATTTACACGTGCGGGCAGTAAATTCCTTTTTGAAGGTTTAGTCGTTGATACTGGTACTTTTGGATACATTTTTGCTTTTCAAGTACTACCAACAATCATATTTTTCTCAGCTCTTACATCCTTACTATTTTATTTAGGATTAATACAAAAAGTAGTAAAATGGCTTGCTTGGGCACTTTCTAAAACCTTGGGTATTTCAGGACCTGAAAGTCTTTCTGTTGCCGGAAACATCTTTCTTGGGCAGACAGAAGCACCTCTTTTAATAAAAGCATACCTAGAAAAAATGACCAAATCAGAGATTCTGCTGGTTATGATTGGTGGTATGGCAACCGTTGCCGGTGCTGTTTTAGCTGCCTACATTGGGTTTTTAGGTGGTGAAGATGAATTGCTACAGTTGGTATTTGCGAAACATTTATTAGCTGCCTCCGTTATGGCTGCTCCTGGAGCGATTGTAATTTCTAAAATACTATATCCACAGACAGAAGAAGTAAATACTGAAGTTCATGTCTCTTCTGAAAAGATTGGCGCCAACGTATTAGATGCTATAGCAAATGGTACTACAGAAGGACTAAGGCTAGCTGTTAATGTAGGTGCTATGCTTTTAGTTTTCGTAGCCATTATTGCGATGGTCAACGGTATTCTAGAATGGACCGGAGATTTTACTCACTTAAATAGCTGGATAGCTGAAAATACCTCGTATTCTAAATTCTCTCTCGAAGCAATTCTAGGCACTATATTTGCCCCTTTAATGTGGTTAATCGGGGTAGCCAATGAAGACATCATGCTTATGGGTCAATTGCTAGGCATTAAATTAGTGGCAAGTGAATTTGTAGGCTATATACAATTAGCAGAACTTAAAGATCTTAGCACCTTACCACATTTAAAGTTTAACAAGTCTGTTATTATGGCTACCTATATGTTATGTGGCTTTGCAAACTTTGCATCTATTGGTATTCAAATAGGTGGTATTGGATCACTAGCACCAGGACAAAGAAAGACGCTATCTGAATTTGGAATGAAAGCTGTTCTTGGTGGTTCTTTAGCATCATTACTTTCTGCAACTATTGCAGGTATGATTTTAGGGTAACTTATATTTTCAACTTTAATTTAGTTAATAAGATCTTTATAACCCTTAATTTAATTTCGTTCAAAAATTCATCGAAATAGTATTTTTGTAATCTGCCAACAAGTTAGTTTGGCATTTATATAATTCTATTGCTATGAAACAATACCACGACCTTTTAAAACATGTTCTTAATGAAGGAAACCAAAAAGGCGACCGTACAGGAACCGGAACTAAAAGTGTTTTTGGGTATCAGATGAGATTTGACCTCAGCGAAGGTTTCCCTATGGTTACCACCAAAAAATTACATTTAAAATCTATTGTATATGAACTACTTTGGTTTTTAAAAGGTGATACCAACATCAAGTATTTACAAGAAAACGGTGTTCGTATTTGGAACGAATGGGCTGATGAAAATGGAGATCTAGGTCCTGTTTATGGTCATCAATGGCGTAATTGGAATGATGATGAAATTGATCAAATTAAAGAAGTAGTTCATTCTTTAAAAACCAACCCAAACAGCAGAAGAATGTTAGTATCTGCTTGGAACCCTAGCGTATTGCCAGATACTTCTAAATCATTTTCTGAGAATGTTTCTGATGGTAAAGCTGCATTACCGCCTTGCCATGCCTTCTTTCAGTTTTATGTTGCCGACGGTAAATTATCTTGTCAATTGTACCAGCGTAGTGCAGATATCTTTTTAGGTGTACCATTCAATATTGCATCTTACGCATTATTTACCATGATGATGGCTCAGGTATGTGGCTATGAAGCTGGTGATTTTATCCACACTTTCGGTGACGCCCACATATATAATAACCATATGGAGCAGGTTGAATTACAACTAAGCAGAGAGCCTAGAGCTTTACCTAAAATGAAAATGAATCCGGAAGTGAAAGATATTTTTGATTTCAAATTCGAAGATTTTGAATTGGTAGATTACAACCCACATCCTCATATAAAAGGGAAAGTAGCTATCTAAACTATGAAAATAAAAGCATCAATTTTACTTATCGTTTGCACCTTCATTTCAATGAACTGTTTTTCGCAAGACGATTCTATTTACTTTCCGCAAGAGGAAATCGTTATTGATCAGTGTGCCGATGCTTTAGATAAAAATGACTGCTTAAGTTATAAAATTGAAGACGAAGTACTTGATATTCTAGAGGGTTTATTTAAAAAAAGGAACCAGGAAATTGATACGTTAAAAGCAAGAATCACTTTTGAATTAAATGATTTAAATCAGATTAATGATGAAAGAACTCATACTTACATCAAT from Maribacter aquivivus includes these protein-coding regions:
- a CDS encoding electron transfer flavoprotein subunit alpha/FixB family protein translates to MSVLVYTESEQGKFKKNAFEVASYASAVAKMMGTTVTAIAFNTTEGESLGEYGVSKVMNVKDGSLETFNAGGFAASIAEAVKSTDAKVVILSSSTDTKYLAPLLAAKLSAGYAPNVVQAPDSTSPFVVKRTAFSNKGFAHTQIDTDIKIVGVSNNAFGAHENKTEISVEEISGAADAATNDTKSVEIDKVVGKATIADADIVVSAGRGMKGPENWGMIEELADILGAATACSKPVSDLGWRPHGEHVGQTGKPVASNLYIAIGISGAIQHLAGVSSSKTKVVINNDPEAPFFKAADYGIVGDAFEVVPQLIEKLKDFKAQNA
- a CDS encoding thymidylate synthase, which produces MKQYHDLLKHVLNEGNQKGDRTGTGTKSVFGYQMRFDLSEGFPMVTTKKLHLKSIVYELLWFLKGDTNIKYLQENGVRIWNEWADENGDLGPVYGHQWRNWNDDEIDQIKEVVHSLKTNPNSRRMLVSAWNPSVLPDTSKSFSENVSDGKAALPPCHAFFQFYVADGKLSCQLYQRSADIFLGVPFNIASYALFTMMMAQVCGYEAGDFIHTFGDAHIYNNHMEQVELQLSREPRALPKMKMNPEVKDIFDFKFEDFELVDYNPHPHIKGKVAI
- a CDS encoding electron transfer flavoprotein subunit beta/FixA family protein, coding for MKILVCISNVPDTTSKINFTDGDTKFDTNGVQFVINPNDEFGLTRAMWFKEKQGATVHIATVGGPTVEPTMRKALAIGADEAFRINTEPTDGFSVAQQLAEVVKNGGYDLVIGGRESIDYNGGMVPGILASLTNMNFINSCISLEIDGNNVTAVREIDGGKEKLSSSLPLVVGGQKGLVEESDLRIPNMRGIMMARKKALTVVEPVDAIKATEDKKFDKPAPKGQVKLVDSVDQLIDLLHNEAKVI
- a CDS encoding NupC/NupG family nucleoside CNT transporter, which encodes MKKGKWLLFFALILTTITFAQDVDVTQPLQSTTDTTLAEDVATAGVMGMEINEGFSFNSLGRGVLGMVVLLFLAFLFSSNRRAINWKTVGIGLALQLVIAVGVLKIPFVQLVFEQIGRIFVSILEFTRAGSKFLFEGLVVDTGTFGYIFAFQVLPTIIFFSALTSLLFYLGLIQKVVKWLAWALSKTLGISGPESLSVAGNIFLGQTEAPLLIKAYLEKMTKSEILLVMIGGMATVAGAVLAAYIGFLGGEDELLQLVFAKHLLAASVMAAPGAIVISKILYPQTEEVNTEVHVSSEKIGANVLDAIANGTTEGLRLAVNVGAMLLVFVAIIAMVNGILEWTGDFTHLNSWIAENTSYSKFSLEAILGTIFAPLMWLIGVANEDIMLMGQLLGIKLVASEFVGYIQLAELKDLSTLPHLKFNKSVIMATYMLCGFANFASIGIQIGGIGSLAPGQRKTLSEFGMKAVLGGSLASLLSATIAGMILG
- a CDS encoding bifunctional nuclease family protein translates to MSLVRLKIKGISYSQTQNGAYALILNEVEGDRKLPIVIGAFEAQSIAIALEKEIKPPRPLTHDLFKNFSDRFDIVIKQVIIHKLVDGVFYSSIICERDGIEEIIDARTSDAIALALRFNAPIFTYKTILDKAGIFLKFSSKEKDQKDNDDSIMVDEILQEGETIEIESGASDGYTELTIDELEAELKKAVTNEDYEKAAKLRDEISKRN